One window of Mycoplasma parvum str. Indiana genomic DNA carries:
- a CDS encoding ubiquitin family protein codes for MPAVAVPLPLQRPAIVAQKKHNPIEKCKRNTFRSIEEVFLFFIIAKNCGPKETVIEIAAKIKRKEPIPSTEGLVWKKEIIA; via the coding sequence GTGCCAGCAGTCGCAGTGCCGTTGCCGTTGCAAAGGCCTGCGATAGTGGCGCAAAAGAAACATAACCCAATTGAAAAATGCAAAAGAAATACTTTTAGATCGATAGAAGAGGTATTTTTATTTTTCATTATTGCCAAAAATTGCGGACCAAAAGAGACAGTTATTGAAATTGCTGCCAAAATAAAAAGAAAAGAACCAATCCCCTCTACCGAAGGATTGGTTTGAAAAAAAGAAATTATAGCTTAA
- a CDS encoding TIGR00282 family metallophosphoesterase produces MLFIGDIFGKPGRISIKRFLSEIKKKYSIDFVIANIENSAHCKGITLRILRSLSEYGVDFFTLGNHSWSKTEELEEIFSTYKNIVRPLNLSSSFKYYNLGMGSRAFQHNGINIRITNLIGTSVAFKNQQTNCFKVFDDFLAQLKEKSQEKELHIVDFHSETTSEKNAFLWAFNGQVSAILGTHTHIPTNDYVITQEGTAYISDVGMTGPSCGIIGGKKESIISKFFHPEEKFKLEAEEGPIQLCSVVMTFNRKNYKPISIEPVIIREGFSSDKYSVENFSLKN; encoded by the coding sequence ATACTTTTTATTGGTGATATTTTTGGAAAACCAGGTAGAATCTCAATTAAAAGATTTTTATCAGAGATTAAAAAAAAATATTCAATTGATTTTGTAATAGCCAATATAGAAAATTCTGCCCATTGCAAGGGCATAACTCTTAGAATATTAAGAAGTCTTTCTGAATATGGAGTTGATTTCTTTACTTTAGGGAATCATTCCTGAAGTAAAACCGAAGAGTTAGAAGAAATTTTTAGTACTTACAAAAATATAGTAAGACCTTTAAATTTAAGTTCTTCCTTTAAGTACTATAACTTAGGAATGGGTAGTAGAGCATTCCAACATAATGGAATAAATATAAGAATTACTAATTTAATAGGAACTAGTGTTGCATTTAAAAATCAACAAACTAATTGTTTTAAAGTATTTGATGATTTTTTAGCTCAATTAAAAGAAAAAAGTCAAGAAAAAGAGCTTCATATAGTAGATTTCCATTCTGAAACTACTAGTGAAAAAAATGCTTTTTTATGAGCATTTAATGGACAAGTATCCGCAATATTAGGAACACATACTCATATACCTACCAATGACTACGTAATTACACAAGAAGGTACAGCCTATATTTCTGATGTTGGTATGACTGGACCTTCCTGCGGAATTATTGGTGGAAAAAAAGAGAGCATTATTTCTAAATTTTTTCATCCAGAAGAAAAATTTAAATTAGAAGCTGAAGAAGGTCCTATTCAATTATGTTCAGTTGTAATGACTTTCAATAGAAAGAACTATAAACCTATCTCTATTGAGCCAGTAATTATTAGAGAAGGTTTTTCATCAGATAAATATTCTGTAGAAAATTTCTCTTTAAAAAATTAA
- a CDS encoding N5-glutamine methyltransferase family protein — translation MLSFRELIFSFPEDLRNRMLEFIFLKSSKVTSLIEYNQEKENWIDFSCNLNKKLREKLENLDYPLTRLTNKVFFYRKKWTLNQGVFSPRIESELLVELVKQWVKELKLSSFTYLDLCSGSGVIFLSVLENLKKEIKKGVAIDSSFKACKNIFQNLSSSFKSFSINIYLTDWVNFLNSNSKWEVITMNPPYLSEKEFNNSKVLCQGDPQWSLQAKKDGWSHYEKILEFVKNNSYWKLIVLECSEFHEELWNQENFTEYSLEIYKYRDYLDKFRAVALIKK, via the coding sequence TTGCTCTCTTTTAGAGAGCTAATATTTTCTTTTCCTGAAGATTTAAGAAATAGAATGCTTGAATTTATATTTCTAAAGTCTTCAAAAGTAACTAGTTTAATTGAATATAACCAAGAAAAAGAAAATTGAATTGATTTTTCTTGTAATTTAAATAAAAAACTTAGGGAAAAGTTAGAAAATCTAGATTATCCCTTAACAAGACTGACTAATAAAGTATTTTTTTATAGAAAAAAATGAACTTTAAACCAAGGTGTTTTTTCCCCTAGAATTGAATCTGAACTTTTAGTGGAGTTAGTAAAACAGTGAGTTAAAGAGCTTAAATTAAGCTCTTTTACCTATTTAGATTTATGTTCTGGAAGTGGAGTGATTTTTTTATCTGTATTAGAAAATTTAAAGAAAGAAATTAAAAAAGGAGTGGCAATTGATTCTTCGTTTAAAGCTTGTAAGAATATATTTCAAAATCTTTCTTCATCATTTAAATCATTTTCAATTAATATTTATCTAACTGATTGAGTTAATTTTTTGAATTCCAATAGTAAATGAGAGGTAATTACTATGAATCCCCCTTATTTGAGTGAAAAAGAATTTAACAATAGTAAAGTATTATGTCAAGGAGATCCTCAATGATCTTTACAAGCTAAAAAAGATGGTTGATCTCATTATGAAAAGATATTAGAGTTTGTTAAAAATAATTCTTACTGAAAATTAATAGTTTTGGAGTGCAGTGAATTTCATGAAGAATTATGAAATCAAGAAAATTTCACAGAATATTCTTTAGAAATTTATAAATACAGGGATTATTTAGATAAATTTAGGGCAGTAGCCCTAATTAAAAAATAA
- the prfA gene encoding peptide chain release factor 1: MIYNKKIYSFLTSIAEKQPLLEEKLLSDSSNIKNIELQKEISKNKELLSKFFIYKKCISDYEECKESISKSKDLEFKSLLDEECSSLQKKINKLEEEFKAELFPSSKYDGKNIVIEMHSAAGGEEAAIFVSNLFDSYKKYANENKWKLNVVDLRESEKGLAFITFTLSGDKVYSKMKYESGVHRVQRVPETESKGRVHTSTITVSVLPEADEIEIQLDPSDIRIDVYRASGAGGQHVNKTESAVRLVHIPTNIMVACQQERSQMLNKEIAFKILKTKLWEREKKLQKEEFFSNLKQQIGKGERAEKIRTYNYPQNRITDHRILLTINNLVAVMEGHFEQIHNQLSLREQEDWLNSLTTG; the protein is encoded by the coding sequence ATGATTTACAATAAAAAAATTTATTCTTTTTTAACTTCTATAGCCGAAAAACAACCTCTTTTAGAAGAAAAATTATTATCAGATAGTTCCAATATTAAAAATATTGAGCTTCAAAAAGAAATATCTAAAAATAAAGAATTACTTTCTAAATTTTTTATTTATAAAAAATGTATTTCAGACTATGAAGAATGCAAAGAATCAATTTCTAAAAGTAAAGACTTGGAATTCAAGTCTTTACTTGATGAGGAATGTTCTTCTTTACAAAAAAAAATAAATAAATTAGAAGAAGAATTTAAAGCTGAGCTTTTTCCAAGTAGTAAATATGATGGAAAAAATATAGTTATAGAAATGCACTCAGCTGCCGGAGGAGAAGAAGCAGCTATTTTTGTTTCTAATTTATTTGATTCATATAAAAAATATGCTAATGAAAATAAATGGAAATTAAATGTGGTAGATTTACGTGAAAGTGAAAAAGGACTAGCCTTTATTACATTTACCTTATCAGGAGATAAGGTTTATTCAAAAATGAAGTATGAATCGGGAGTACATAGAGTTCAGAGAGTTCCTGAAACAGAATCTAAAGGAAGAGTGCATACTTCTACTATTACAGTAAGTGTTCTTCCCGAAGCTGATGAAATAGAAATACAACTAGACCCTAGCGATATAAGAATAGATGTTTATAGGGCGAGCGGAGCAGGAGGGCAACATGTTAATAAAACAGAATCGGCTGTTCGATTGGTACATATACCAACTAATATTATGGTTGCTTGTCAACAAGAAAGATCTCAAATGTTAAATAAAGAGATAGCTTTCAAAATTTTGAAAACAAAATTATGAGAAAGAGAGAAAAAACTTCAAAAAGAAGAATTTTTCTCTAATTTAAAGCAACAAATTGGTAAGGGAGAGAGAGCAGAAAAAATCAGAACTTATAACTATCCTCAAAATAGAATTACTGATCATAGAATTCTATTAACTATTAATAATTTAGTTGCTGTAATGGAAGGTCATTTTGAGCAAATACATAATCAATTATCTTTAAGAGAGCAAGAAGATTGATTAAATAGTTTAACAACTGGTTAA
- the rpmE gene encoding 50S ribosomal protein L31 yields MSNKSKLQEKLITFSCNSCNSTYKLLSNDTSSPIVQLDICAACHPFYLGKLASESNLGPAEKLKEKFASGRLNSK; encoded by the coding sequence TTGTCTAATAAATCTAAATTACAAGAAAAGTTAATTACTTTCTCTTGTAATTCTTGCAACTCTACTTATAAATTATTAAGCAATGATACAAGTTCTCCAATAGTTCAATTAGATATTTGCGCAGCATGTCATCCTTTTTATCTAGGAAAATTAGCTTCTGAATCTAATTTAGGTCCTGCAGAGAAATTAAAAGAAAAATTTGCTTCAGGAAGATTAAACTCTAAATAA
- the dnaX gene encoding DNA polymerase III subunit gamma/tau produces MLYNKYRPQYFRDLIGQEFSKNLLLNILKQKANIHSFLFYGPNGTGKTTAARLFARAINCDYFDESQDICGKCESCKLSREEGCTDIIEIDGATNNGVEFIREIVKGNAIYPPLLLKKKLYLIDEAHCLSLQAWNSLLKIIEEPPSHLILIFLTTEVHKIIPTILSRCQKLLFSPLEDHLLLPFLEKVSSQEKQEIQLNLLKKVIEESNGSVREALVILEKIFLNQKEKELINNLQIIENTSLELLNLIFNSKYSESLTKLSENLNNSIRIFEIILDRLLELSFYSMGSYSRELLFNLSVQEAESFLKLSPNLNSMINFLAPVMSSTTSNSLKTIQFSKFILLNLFQANLKKEIISPKGEILMNSTTSANKVIEQKQYSQTRNYSTDGPKIAPLLSETIEQKQKSSDLPNIKDMTSHNILKIVASDFPKLNFIEKLMREEEILDILNSCDKQLSKERYLILQKYLESDNSNFLLTELIKKINSKYEIICSKEGCLITFSNDFDTKLFNLKIRSPRINSLLVKLFEKSINCIGISISDLSTVVKRNNNSDNKEIKNYLAISSKKKQEELLWKNINKIFAAPLEK; encoded by the coding sequence ATGCTTTATAACAAGTATAGACCTCAATATTTTAGGGATTTAATTGGCCAAGAATTTTCTAAAAATTTACTATTAAATATTCTAAAACAAAAAGCAAATATTCATTCTTTTTTGTTTTATGGTCCAAATGGTACTGGAAAAACTACTGCAGCTAGATTATTTGCTAGAGCAATAAATTGTGATTATTTTGATGAATCACAAGATATTTGCGGAAAATGTGAAAGTTGCAAACTTTCGCGAGAAGAAGGTTGTACTGACATTATTGAGATAGATGGAGCTACTAATAATGGAGTAGAGTTTATTAGAGAAATAGTAAAAGGCAATGCAATTTATCCTCCATTATTACTTAAAAAAAAACTTTATTTAATAGATGAAGCTCATTGCCTAAGCTTACAAGCTTGAAATTCTCTACTCAAAATTATTGAAGAGCCCCCATCTCATTTAATTCTTATTTTTTTAACAACAGAAGTACATAAAATTATTCCAACTATTTTGAGTAGATGTCAAAAATTGTTATTCTCTCCATTAGAAGATCATCTATTACTTCCCTTCCTTGAGAAAGTTTCTTCTCAAGAAAAACAAGAAATTCAATTAAATTTATTAAAAAAAGTTATTGAAGAGTCTAATGGTTCTGTACGAGAAGCACTCGTAATATTAGAAAAAATTTTTCTCAACCAAAAAGAAAAAGAATTAATTAATAATTTACAAATTATCGAAAATACTTCTTTAGAGTTATTGAATTTAATTTTTAACTCTAAATATTCCGAGTCATTAACTAAATTAAGTGAAAATCTTAATAACTCTATTAGAATTTTCGAAATTATTCTAGATAGATTACTAGAACTATCTTTCTATAGTATGGGATCTTACTCTAGGGAATTGTTATTTAATTTAAGCGTGCAAGAAGCAGAATCATTTCTTAAATTAAGTCCTAATTTAAACTCTATGATTAATTTTTTAGCTCCAGTAATGTCCTCTACCACAAGCAATTCTTTAAAAACTATTCAATTTTCTAAATTTATTCTTCTAAATCTCTTTCAAGCTAATCTAAAAAAAGAGATAATTTCCCCAAAAGGGGAAATTCTTATGAATTCTACAACTTCAGCAAATAAAGTTATTGAGCAAAAACAATATTCTCAAACGCGGAACTATTCAACAGACGGCCCTAAAATTGCCCCTCTCCTAAGTGAAACAATAGAACAAAAACAAAAATCTTCTGATTTACCTAATATAAAAGATATGACTAGTCATAATATTCTGAAAATTGTAGCTTCAGATTTCCCTAAATTAAATTTCATAGAAAAATTAATGAGAGAAGAAGAAATATTAGATATTCTTAATTCCTGCGATAAACAATTAAGTAAAGAAAGATATCTTATTCTACAAAAATATTTGGAATCAGATAACTCTAATTTTTTATTAACTGAATTAATTAAAAAAATTAATTCTAAATATGAAATAATATGTTCAAAAGAAGGATGTTTAATTACTTTTTCTAATGATTTTGATACTAAATTATTTAATTTAAAGATTAGATCTCCTAGAATTAATTCATTACTAGTTAAATTATTTGAAAAATCTATAAATTGTATAGGTATCTCAATTTCTGATTTATCTACAGTAGTTAAAAGAAATAATAATAGTGATAATAAAGAGATTAAAAATTATTTAGCCATTTCTTCTAAAAAGAAGCAAGAAGAACTTCTTTGAAAAAACATTAACAAAATATTTGCAGCTCCTCTTGAAAAATAG
- a CDS encoding DUF3713 domain-containing protein: MKFKKWRKELLFFILSAFGAGSSSLVASNKGGGFGSLRFQSINDKNVNNFIYSVGENSPSNGQVDQNGAITPENLLKNLSLYSSSIPLLIEGFAIQTAKQIFNKTLFQGTTFNKKIQDILETNLKEKKEKIDKWIENWQNNSKRIKKRWIQDDRWYLSALKNYLLSKIDEKSILDYFEIKDHLMKEKKVKVKEISNEKFIPLLPFFMKAWIQRHKAGFYVHKNIPYSQEFTEKMKKKYQEKYKDIISLPQKPNYYFPDYAISEKEAENNEFKKSIEDWEKGRNYYSTWSSFSTTNRDEALIKDTKLLWINKNNNSHKNIALNLLSEENKTQQTQQEDSENIYNRNNLHIWYLHRIINSISSIFTGEKNKCNYDHKNSTNNGIIKVSNKLFEIEKNSPMNLFCLEQVGETHPEFLLLKAKENESKQNISQKIIFYRDHSGFNLIYPISLNEIIQQKESKNNETEDKKLQFLKDSNMVNEFKNFIKDNFSQLLLKYRLAIKHKVMYLKSNNSQCCCDEIIKNLLILLQMSKKLLDWNEIWKSYDIRKINNNFLQNISNNDYFKKLGTISPNPPAFLTEQLKKDLKNISELAKPIKEYMNKIQKIFSQELKAEKQTSKIRNKDKYYWSFMKQDDKLQQVSQEKIKSETCIKNEVAEFLFEKISKKKLIKNFLSIPIAFKSSLDWTNKENSFSEISQTSTNGNNEEPKNFIGNKFADYFQNFLKNENLNKKNGQKTPKLIEKLIEIINKELTLSEISEISDTTLFNLLKKAENQENILDNKETQLENIENYLTLINLNNPKKNRLHEKLKVLITSLYLMENSFEKYREWIREIIKKEGFGAYAFSLNWNKFCENKEILDPMESAIIDSFWTPLENISTEKEWSSEKFDSRQCINLVDRYSSTTVKKQLLNNLDMLYVVLLDHWFPNPTKSFLNRKMMGFKGIVSSEMANKLPTRIYEKIGDFLNKEGYIDWKENKKQIDFLTTNRDFYRYINKLENIYPQIKNAFNLPNLDEIKKDLEKAKETEPIEYLNLKTRKELLKKFIEESILKNSANSQQSQTRSRFQGLMKNNEDLNFTKYIFDSEEEDWLNSASYLIQITTKDVNQEEDFLKFANTYLTPEMLLQDVVKQARIGSLQTQAINHFLHRGKWANGQKVDILKSSDVFFEDQFTTFFL, from the coding sequence TTGAAATTTAAAAAATGGAGAAAAGAATTATTATTTTTCATACTATCCGCATTTGGAGCTGGAAGCAGCTCTTTAGTTGCTAGTAATAAAGGGGGAGGATTTGGATCACTGAGATTTCAAAGCATTAATGATAAAAATGTAAATAACTTTATTTATTCCGTTGGGGAGAATTCCCCTTCAAACGGACAAGTTGATCAAAATGGAGCAATTACTCCCGAAAATTTACTAAAAAATTTAAGCTTATATTCTTCCTCAATCCCTCTCTTAATAGAGGGTTTTGCAATCCAAACAGCTAAACAAATATTTAATAAAACTCTCTTTCAAGGAACAACTTTTAATAAGAAAATACAAGATATTTTGGAAACAAACTTGAAAGAAAAAAAAGAAAAAATCGATAAATGAATTGAAAATTGACAAAACAATTCAAAAAGAATTAAAAAGAGATGAATTCAAGATGACAGATGATATCTTTCCGCATTAAAAAATTATTTGTTATCAAAAATAGATGAAAAAAGTATTCTTGATTATTTTGAGATAAAAGATCATCTCATGAAAGAAAAAAAAGTAAAAGTAAAGGAAATATCAAATGAAAAATTTATCCCTCTATTACCTTTCTTTATGAAAGCATGAATACAAAGGCATAAAGCTGGTTTTTATGTACATAAAAATATTCCTTATTCTCAAGAATTTACTGAAAAAATGAAAAAAAAATATCAAGAAAAATATAAAGACATTATTTCCTTACCCCAAAAACCCAATTATTATTTTCCTGACTATGCAATAAGCGAAAAAGAAGCAGAAAATAATGAATTTAAAAAATCAATCGAAGATTGAGAAAAAGGAAGAAATTATTACTCTACTTGAAGTTCCTTCAGCACTACAAATAGAGATGAAGCATTAATTAAGGATACAAAGCTTTTATGAATAAATAAAAATAATAATTCTCATAAAAATATAGCTTTAAATCTTTTATCCGAAGAAAATAAAACACAACAAACTCAACAGGAAGATTCTGAAAATATATATAATCGAAACAATTTGCATATATGATACTTACATAGAATAATTAACTCTATATCGTCTATTTTTACGGGAGAAAAAAATAAATGTAATTATGACCATAAAAATAGCACAAATAATGGCATCATAAAAGTTTCTAACAAACTATTTGAAATTGAAAAAAATAGTCCTATGAACCTTTTCTGTTTAGAACAAGTTGGCGAAACTCATCCAGAATTTTTACTGCTCAAAGCAAAAGAAAATGAATCTAAACAAAATATTTCTCAAAAAATTATCTTTTACAGAGATCATTCAGGTTTTAATCTAATTTATCCAATAAGCTTGAATGAAATAATTCAACAAAAAGAAAGTAAAAATAATGAAACAGAAGATAAAAAATTGCAATTTCTTAAAGATAGTAATATGGTCAATGAATTTAAAAACTTTATAAAAGATAATTTTTCTCAATTACTTCTTAAATACAGGCTGGCAATAAAACATAAAGTTATGTATTTAAAGTCAAATAATTCCCAATGCTGCTGCGATGAAATAATTAAAAATTTGTTAATTTTACTTCAAATGAGCAAAAAATTATTAGATTGAAATGAAATTTGAAAATCTTACGATATCAGAAAAATAAATAATAATTTTTTACAAAATATCAGTAATAATGATTACTTTAAAAAATTAGGAACAATATCTCCTAATCCTCCAGCTTTTTTAACTGAACAGTTAAAAAAAGACTTAAAAAATATATCTGAATTAGCAAAACCTATCAAAGAATACATGAATAAGATACAAAAAATATTTTCACAAGAATTGAAAGCTGAAAAGCAAACTTCAAAAATTAGAAATAAGGATAAGTATTATTGAAGTTTCATGAAACAAGATGATAAATTACAACAAGTATCTCAAGAAAAAATAAAGAGTGAAACTTGTATAAAAAATGAAGTAGCTGAATTTTTATTCGAAAAAATTTCTAAAAAGAAATTAATTAAAAATTTTCTTTCTATACCAATTGCTTTTAAATCTTCTTTAGATTGAACTAATAAAGAAAATTCATTTAGTGAAATTTCCCAAACATCAACAAATGGAAATAATGAAGAACCTAAAAACTTTATTGGTAATAAATTTGCAGATTATTTCCAAAATTTTTTAAAAAATGAAAACTTAAATAAAAAAAATGGCCAAAAAACTCCTAAATTGATTGAAAAATTAATTGAAATCATCAATAAAGAATTAACTCTATCTGAAATATCTGAAATAAGTGATACTACATTATTTAACCTATTAAAAAAGGCTGAAAATCAAGAAAATATTCTTGATAACAAAGAAACACAATTAGAAAATATAGAAAATTATTTAACTCTCATTAACTTAAATAATCCGAAAAAAAATAGATTACATGAAAAATTAAAAGTTTTAATAACATCTCTTTATTTAATGGAAAATTCATTCGAAAAATATAGAGAATGAATTAGAGAAATTATTAAAAAAGAAGGATTTGGAGCATATGCTTTTTCCCTAAATTGAAATAAATTTTGCGAAAACAAAGAAATATTAGATCCTATGGAATCAGCAATAATAGATAGCTTTTGAACTCCCTTAGAAAATATTTCAACAGAAAAAGAATGAAGTTCAGAAAAATTCGATTCAAGGCAATGCATTAATTTAGTAGATAGATACTCTTCTACTACAGTCAAGAAACAACTTTTAAACAATTTAGACATGTTATATGTTGTTTTATTAGATCATTGATTTCCAAACCCTACAAAAAGTTTTTTAAATAGAAAAATGATGGGCTTCAAAGGAATTGTCTCTAGCGAAATGGCAAATAAATTGCCTACCAGAATTTATGAAAAAATCGGTGATTTCTTAAATAAAGAAGGCTATATCGACTGAAAAGAGAATAAAAAACAAATAGATTTCCTAACAACAAATAGAGATTTTTATAGATATATAAATAAATTGGAAAATATTTATCCACAAATTAAAAATGCTTTTAATCTTCCTAATTTAGATGAAATTAAAAAAGATTTAGAAAAAGCAAAAGAAACTGAACCCATAGAATACTTAAATTTAAAAACAAGAAAAGAATTATTAAAAAAATTTATTGAAGAAAGTATTTTAAAAAATTCAGCAAATTCTCAACAATCACAAACAAGAAGTAGATTTCAAGGATTAATGAAAAATAATGAAGACCTTAATTTCACTAAATATATCTTTGATTCTGAAGAAGAAGATTGATTAAATTCTGCTTCTTATTTAATTCAAATTACTACAAAAGATGTAAATCAGGAAGAAGATTTTTTAAAATTCGCCAATACATATTTAACTCCGGAAATGCTGTTACAAGATGTAGTCAAACAAGCTAGAATTGGCTCATTACAAACACAAGCTATTAATCATTTCTTGCATAGAGGTAAATGAGCTAATGGCCAAAAAGTAGATATTTTAAAATCTTCGGATGTTTTCTTTGAAGATCAATTTACTACCTTTTTTCTTTAA
- the upp gene encoding uracil phosphoribosyltransferase — MSIYISDNKLIKSFLSKIRDKKSNSVVFGKNLKKVTEALVLEASKEFSLVDYKIETPIKECVAKKLSDSIVIVPVLRAGLIMSEALSSFFEDCAVIHLGIYRNEDLNAVKYYEKIPPHIDRKNSKVILCDPLIATGVTLAKALEILESNGFENIMVLSIIMSEIAQKLITEKYPNLNVYVAEIDKELNDHGYIIPGVGDAGDRLFGTK; from the coding sequence ATGTCAATTTATATTTCGGACAATAAACTGATTAAATCTTTTTTATCCAAGATTAGAGATAAAAAAAGTAACAGTGTAGTTTTTGGAAAAAATTTAAAGAAGGTTACTGAAGCATTAGTTTTAGAAGCTTCTAAAGAATTTTCTTTAGTAGATTACAAAATTGAAACTCCTATAAAAGAATGTGTAGCTAAAAAACTTTCGGATTCAATTGTTATTGTTCCAGTTCTTAGAGCTGGGCTAATAATGTCTGAAGCTTTATCCTCATTCTTTGAAGATTGCGCTGTTATTCATTTAGGTATTTATAGAAATGAAGATTTAAATGCCGTAAAATACTATGAAAAAATCCCTCCACACATAGATAGAAAGAATTCTAAAGTAATTCTTTGCGATCCTTTGATAGCTACTGGAGTTACTCTTGCAAAAGCTTTAGAAATTTTAGAAAGTAATGGATTTGAAAATATTATGGTATTAAGTATTATTATGTCCGAAATTGCCCAAAAATTAATTACTGAAAAATATCCAAATTTGAATGTTTATGTTGCGGAAATAGATAAAGAATTAAATGATCATGGATATATAATTCCCGGAGTAGGAGATGCAGGGGATAGATTATTTGGCACTAAATAA